DNA from Paludisphaera mucosa:
AGCCGAATCGCCCCACCCCAGCCCGGCGGGGGGCTCAGAACTGGAAATAGATGAATTGAGTCGCGACATTCGACGTTCCCAAGATCAGGATGAACAGGAGGGTCGCGTACAACGCGGCCCGGATCGGGACGGGGAGCGATCGGTAGAAGACCCGCGTCCCGTACGCGTATTCCAGGCATTCGAACGCGACGAGGAGCGGCAGGCCGAAGACGCCCGCCGTCGTCGGCTTGGCGATGTTGAAGTGCAGGTCCGACGGGCCGGCGAGCAGGATCCGCGTGAACTCGACCACCTGGTTCAGCGAGCCGGCCCGGAAGAGCATCCAGCCGTAACAGGTCAGGGCGAAGAACAGCGCCGTGGCGAGGATCGCGCCGAGCCGCCGGCCGAGCCCTGCGTCGTCGGCGGACGCCTCGTCGGCGACGGGCCGCGGTTCCCGAGTCGAGAAGAGCCGATAGATGCAGAGGATCGCCCCCTGGAACGCGCCCCAGAGGACGAAGTTCCAGGCCGCCCCGTGCCAGAGGCCGCCCAGCAGCATCGTGAGCATCAGGTTGCGATAGGTCGCCGACTCGCCGTGACGGCTCCCCCCCAGGGGGATGTACAGGTAGTCGCGAAGCCAGCTGGAGAGGCTGATATGCCAGCGCGTCCAGAATTCGCTCGGCGTCCGCGAGAAGTAGGGCAGGTTGAAGTTGAGCATCAGGTCGATGCCGAGGACCTTCCCCACCCCCCTCGCCACGTCGGTGTAGCCGGAGAAGTCGCAATAGATCTGGAACGCGAAGGCGACGGACGCCAGCACCACGTCGGCCCACGTCGCCGTATGGGAGTTGAACACCGAGTTGACCGACACCGCCAAGCTGTCGGCGACCGCCATCTTCTTGAAGAGGCCGAACAGGATCAGGAAAAGCCCCCGCGTCGTCTGGTCGAGGTTCAGGCGACGCGGCGTCATCAGCCTGGGCATCATGTGCCCCACGCGTTCGATCGGCCCGGCCACGAGCACCGGGAAGAACGTCACGAACAGCGCGTAGTCCTCGAAATCGCGGATCGCCTCCGCCTTGCCCCGATACACGTCGATCGTGTAGCTCATCGACTGGAAGGTGTAGAACGAGATCCCCGCGGGCAGGATCACGTGCAGGTGCATCGCCTCGACGGGGAACCCCATCGGCTCGAGCACCCGGGTGAAGCTGTCGATGAAGAAGTTGAAGTACTTGAAGAAGCCTAGCA
Protein-coding regions in this window:
- a CDS encoding MBOAT family O-acyltransferase codes for the protein MLFNSPEFFVFFLIVYALYRLLGMRGQNRMLLAASYIFYGWWDVRFLYLVVLSTGLDYCCGLILGPGRIPASDRAKVSVLTILASVLFVTLNWSAMSWGGAMPTLGESAASSWAEPSIDWGRLASPDWIGVWVPIGTIATVAAANLVYGPLSRMTTKRRRRVGIILTVGANLLLLGFFKYFNFFIDSFTRVLEPMGFPVEAMHLHVILPAGISFYTFQSMSYTIDVYRGKAEAIRDFEDYALFVTFFPVLVAGPIERVGHMMPRLMTPRRLNLDQTTRGLFLILFGLFKKMAVADSLAVSVNSVFNSHTATWADVVLASVAFAFQIYCDFSGYTDVARGVGKVLGIDLMLNFNLPYFSRTPSEFWTRWHISLSSWLRDYLYIPLGGSRHGESATYRNLMLTMLLGGLWHGAAWNFVLWGAFQGAILCIYRLFSTREPRPVADEASADDAGLGRRLGAILATALFFALTCYGWMLFRAGSLNQVVEFTRILLAGPSDLHFNIAKPTTAGVFGLPLLVAFECLEYAYGTRVFYRSLPVPIRAALYATLLFILILGTSNVATQFIYFQF